CCGGTTTGCTTACAGGCGATTTCAATTTCATTCATTTCGCCGAAGCGACTTGACGAGTAACAATCGTCCTGAGATATGTCAACAAGGCTGACATAAAAATTGGAAACAGGATGGTGCCAGACGCAATTCCGGCTTTGAAGTCTCAGCAATCCGGCAAGGATGTTCTGGTCGAGCAACCGGCTTACGACCTCATTGAACTGTTCTTCTTCGCCTATCGCGACTTCGTCAGCGATCCCGACAGGATCCTGGACGAATACGGTTTCGGCCGGGCCCATCACCGCGTCCTGCACTTCGTCAGCCGGCAACCGGGCCTGACGATCGCGGAACTCCTGGACATTCTGCGGATCACGAAGCAGAGCCTCAACCGGGTCCTGAAGGAACTGATCGAGAAGGATTTCATCGAGAGCCGGATGGGCACCTCCGACCGGCGGCAGCGACTGCTCTTCGCCACGGGCAAAGGCCACGATTTGGCCTTGAAACTCGCCAAGCTGCAGACCCGCCGCATCATGCGGGCCCTGTCGGACATGGACCCGGAGGCGAAGGAAACGGTCAGCCGCTATCTTCTGCGCCTCATCGATCCGGACGACAGCGCCCATGTGAAGCAGCTCGTATTCGGTCTCGAGAAAACCTGATAAGCAGGGTCCGACAAAGCAGCTTTAAGCCAGATGGATGCACGCATCGACATTCCCGACCATGCCCCGCACGTGCTCGTGGTGGACGACGACCGGCGCCTGCGCGACCTGCTGACCCGCTTCCTTACCGA
This region of Microvirga mediterraneensis genomic DNA includes:
- a CDS encoding MarR family winged helix-turn-helix transcriptional regulator yields the protein MVPDAIPALKSQQSGKDVLVEQPAYDLIELFFFAYRDFVSDPDRILDEYGFGRAHHRVLHFVSRQPGLTIAELLDILRITKQSLNRVLKELIEKDFIESRMGTSDRRQRLLFATGKGHDLALKLAKLQTRRIMRALSDMDPEAKETVSRYLLRLIDPDDSAHVKQLVFGLEKT